The genomic segment CATTGTTCCTGCTTGAAAAAAAAGGCATTGTGCCGCAATCTCATTCACTGATATACCTGGCTTCAAATACCACAACCCCTAAGAAATTTTACTCTTTTCTCAAGGAGCTGACGCCTAAGTTTATAGATACCCGCTACCCGGATGCGTCAGTTGATTTGCCATCCAGGATTTATGACAAGAATAACACTGAAAAGATTGTAAAGGGCTCT from the Candidatus Woesearchaeota archaeon genome contains:
- a CDS encoding HEPN domain-containing protein, yielding MRQEISNWWEQAKEDFDAAEYNFEGGKFYLAAFMCQQAVEKSLKALFLLEKKGIVPQSHSLIYLASNTTTPKKFYSFLKELTPKFIDTRYPDASVDLPSRIYDKNNTEKIVKGSKEVMKWAETKLK